One segment of Deltaproteobacteria bacterium DNA contains the following:
- a CDS encoding isoprenylcysteine carboxylmethyltransferase family protein gives MAVVGDELRRAVIRRAVQVLLTASLWFVAFFLAAGTLSWRRVWWYAALSLVLLLVNFVWVMPRNPEVIAERGRLHEGTKGFDKVFTVVFSLALLAAPVVAGLDAVRFGWSVLSEGWAGVGLVVVALGNLPITWAMGENPHLETTVRIQEERAHRVIDTGPYRLVRHPMYTGILLQQLAVPLVCGSLWAYLPAGLIVGALVVRTALEDRTLQAELPGYREFTTRTRYRLLPGLW, from the coding sequence ATGGCGGTCGTCGGAGACGAGCTGCGCAGGGCGGTGATCCGCCGGGCGGTCCAGGTGCTCCTCACGGCGAGCCTGTGGTTCGTCGCCTTCTTCCTCGCGGCCGGGACCCTCTCCTGGCGGCGGGTGTGGTGGTACGCGGCGCTCTCCCTCGTGCTGCTGCTGGTGAACTTCGTCTGGGTGATGCCCCGGAACCCGGAGGTGATCGCCGAGCGCGGCCGGCTGCACGAGGGGACCAAGGGCTTCGACAAGGTCTTCACGGTCGTCTTCTCCCTCGCCCTGCTGGCCGCGCCGGTGGTGGCGGGCCTCGATGCGGTGCGCTTCGGCTGGAGCGTCCTCTCCGAGGGCTGGGCCGGGGTGGGCCTGGTCGTCGTGGCCCTGGGCAACCTGCCCATCACCTGGGCGATGGGAGAGAACCCGCATCTCGAGACCACGGTGCGCATCCAGGAGGAGCGCGCGCACCGCGTGATCGACACCGGGCCCTACCGGCTGGTGCGCCACCCCATGTACACCGGCATCCTCCTCCAGCAGCTGGCCGTCCCGCTGGTCTGCGGCTCGCTCTGGGCCTATCTGCCCGCCGGGCTGATCGTGGGGGCGCTGGTGGTGCGCACCGCCCTCGAGGACCGCACCCTGCAGGCCGAGCTGCCCGGCTACCGCGAGTTCACCACCCGCACCCGCTACCGGCTGCTACCCGGGCTCTGGTAG
- a CDS encoding lipocalin family protein, translated as MGRSTLLSSLLALLLLTPACPGPGGEGGGDGGSDGGALPDGGSDGGAETACDDPVPAGRVTLPQDDGSHAEPTEWWYWTGHLDTAEGRYFGFEFAFFLQDTPGGRGSMVHHALTDLEDGTFHHTSGLELGVPPEVPGGFDLALNGQTMVGGGGHDVLHGEVDGYLLDLRVDAIKRPVLQHGVGYVDYPFGGYTYYYSRERMSASGTVTLPDGTVLPVTGTSWFDHQWGPLGDAIDLGWDWFALQLDDDREIMIFVVRDLSGDLLVGGSLTGADCETTEIGPSDFSITPKRTWTSPNGDQATYPLGWTITVFDETFEVEPVMDEQEVDAMFFWYWEGAATVSGDATGRAYIELTGY; from the coding sequence ATGGGAAGGTCCACGCTGCTCTCCTCGCTGCTCGCCCTGCTCCTCCTGACCCCGGCCTGCCCCGGCCCCGGGGGCGAAGGCGGCGGTGACGGCGGCAGCGACGGCGGCGCCCTGCCTGACGGCGGCAGCGACGGTGGCGCGGAGACGGCCTGCGACGATCCCGTTCCGGCCGGCCGGGTGACCCTCCCGCAGGACGACGGTTCCCATGCCGAGCCCACGGAGTGGTGGTACTGGACGGGCCACCTCGACACGGCCGAGGGGCGCTACTTCGGCTTCGAGTTCGCCTTCTTCCTCCAGGACACCCCCGGCGGGCGCGGCTCGATGGTCCACCACGCGCTCACCGACCTCGAGGACGGCACCTTCCACCACACCTCGGGTCTCGAGCTCGGCGTGCCGCCCGAGGTGCCCGGCGGCTTCGACCTCGCCCTGAACGGCCAGACCATGGTGGGCGGCGGCGGCCACGACGTCCTCCACGGCGAGGTCGACGGCTACCTCCTCGACCTCAGGGTCGACGCCATCAAGCGGCCGGTGCTCCAGCACGGGGTCGGCTACGTCGACTACCCCTTCGGTGGCTACACCTACTACTACTCCCGCGAGCGGATGAGCGCCTCGGGCACGGTCACCCTCCCCGACGGCACGGTCCTGCCGGTGACCGGCACCAGCTGGTTCGACCACCAGTGGGGCCCCCTGGGCGACGCCATCGATCTGGGCTGGGACTGGTTCGCCCTCCAGCTCGACGACGACCGCGAGATCATGATCTTCGTGGTGCGAGATCTCAGCGGCGATCTCCTGGTGGGCGGCTCGCTCACCGGCGCCGACTGCGAGACGACCGAGATCGGGCCGAGCGACTTCAGCATCACCCCCAAGCGGACGTGGACCAGCCCCAACGGCGACCAGGCGACCTACCCCCTGGGCTGGACGATCACGGTCTTCGACGAGACCTTCGAGGTGGAGCCGGTGATGGACGAGCAGGAGGTCGACGCCATGTTCTTCTGGTACTGGGAGGGCGCCGCGACGGTCAGCGGCGACGCCACCGGCCGGGCCTACATCGAGCTGACCGGCTACTGA
- a CDS encoding sulfotransferase — protein sequence MLERLHPPLPFRLINGAGTALENLGLTPLRFEPERLRAKASRATGLSDFGPGPHEEGLEVLCRSFEEDARLSLIGRIGMQNMVSRALQHLLQRVEAKKRRPDVFEAPLDPAPLIVIGLPRSGTTFLHRLLCQTEGARPLRTFELQHPFPPEGKDRRRQLVDAEFARLKSMAPSLDVKHFLGAEEPEECMWLLNTTLVSLSYWVFAPVHAYLEWYLEQDHHVAYQGYREHLQLFQAETPGRRLTLKAPVHTGHLDALLAAVPEAKLVQTHRDPVPVVGSTNSLIHTIHSVMSEEVDDRRTGRTNLEMLGRMMKKHLEARERHADRILDVDYDALLADPIGTVRRVHEHHGLGWREADEARLQEHLEGRQQHRFGRHEYSLEECGLEAAEVDALFADYRGRFLTKV from the coding sequence ATGCTGGAGCGCCTCCACCCACCCCTGCCCTTCCGGCTGATCAACGGCGCCGGCACGGCCCTCGAGAACCTGGGCCTCACGCCCCTGCGCTTCGAGCCCGAGCGCCTGCGCGCGAAGGCCTCGCGGGCCACCGGCCTCTCCGACTTCGGGCCGGGGCCCCACGAGGAGGGCCTCGAGGTGCTCTGCCGCTCCTTCGAGGAGGACGCGCGGCTCTCGCTCATCGGCCGCATCGGCATGCAGAACATGGTCTCGCGCGCCCTCCAGCACCTGCTGCAACGGGTGGAGGCGAAGAAGCGGCGGCCCGATGTCTTCGAGGCGCCCCTCGATCCGGCGCCGCTGATCGTCATCGGCCTGCCCCGGAGCGGGACCACCTTCCTCCACCGCCTCCTCTGCCAGACCGAGGGCGCCCGGCCCCTGCGCACCTTCGAGCTCCAGCACCCCTTCCCGCCCGAAGGGAAGGATCGCCGCCGTCAGCTCGTCGACGCCGAGTTCGCCCGCCTGAAGAGCATGGCCCCGTCGCTCGACGTGAAGCACTTCCTCGGCGCCGAGGAGCCCGAGGAGTGCATGTGGCTGCTCAACACGACGCTCGTGAGCCTCTCCTACTGGGTCTTCGCGCCCGTCCACGCCTACCTCGAGTGGTACCTCGAGCAGGACCACCACGTCGCCTACCAGGGCTACCGGGAGCACCTGCAGCTCTTCCAGGCGGAGACGCCGGGTCGGCGCCTCACCCTGAAGGCGCCGGTCCACACCGGCCACCTCGACGCCCTCCTCGCCGCCGTGCCCGAGGCGAAGCTGGTGCAGACGCACCGGGATCCGGTGCCGGTGGTCGGCAGCACCAACAGCCTCATCCACACCATCCACTCGGTGATGAGCGAGGAGGTGGATGATCGGCGCACCGGCCGCACGAACCTCGAGATGCTCGGGCGGATGATGAAGAAGCACCTCGAGGCCCGCGAGCGGCACGCCGACCGGATCCTCGACGTCGACTACGACGCGCTCCTCGCCGATCCGATCGGCACGGTCCGCCGGGTGCACGAGCACCACGGGCTGGGCTGGCGCGAGGCGGACGAGGCGCGCCTGCAGGAGCACCTGGAGGGACGCCAGCAGCACCGCTTCGGCCGGCACGAGTACAGCCTGGAGGAGTGCGGCCTCGAGGCCGCCGAGGTCGACGCGCTCTTCGCCGACTACCGAGGTCGCTTCCTGACGAAGGTTTAG
- a CDS encoding MFS transporter yields the protein MFVRRGAFFVALGLAGLLLPSPAEAAPALRLVPALRLGASPVSQAPDLPPPPVKIPEASPPPAPPPPDDPTAPVEALPPGSFVPAPPAPPPPAVEEARPSRWAEDVDTTAHEAPPQWDGKVLGMQLLSQLVATAITAVGSFGFGMLYSTLISSGWDALGAVVISGMVLGVILHPLAAHLAGRWMGARGKIWGTLLGFLAGAAGAVLLAALAASTWGIVSTVLTVGALALFYSGSIVGYHLSYPREAAGQAQGRPQGLPLAVVRF from the coding sequence ATGTTCGTGCGTCGGGGAGCCTTTTTCGTCGCGCTGGGGCTGGCAGGCCTGCTCCTGCCCTCCCCGGCCGAGGCCGCGCCCGCCCTGCGCCTGGTCCCCGCGCTGCGCCTCGGCGCCTCGCCGGTGTCGCAGGCGCCGGACCTGCCCCCGCCGCCGGTGAAGATCCCCGAGGCGAGCCCGCCCCCGGCGCCGCCGCCGCCGGACGACCCCACCGCCCCGGTGGAGGCGCTCCCTCCCGGCAGCTTCGTCCCGGCGCCCCCCGCCCCTCCGCCGCCGGCCGTCGAGGAGGCCCGCCCCAGCCGCTGGGCCGAGGACGTCGACACCACCGCCCACGAGGCGCCGCCCCAGTGGGACGGAAAGGTGCTCGGCATGCAGCTCCTCTCCCAGCTGGTGGCCACGGCGATCACCGCCGTCGGCTCCTTCGGCTTCGGGATGCTCTACTCGACCCTGATCAGCAGCGGGTGGGACGCCCTCGGGGCGGTCGTCATCAGCGGCATGGTCCTCGGCGTGATCCTCCACCCCCTGGCTGCCCACCTCGCGGGGCGCTGGATGGGGGCGCGCGGCAAGATCTGGGGGACCCTGCTGGGCTTCCTCGCCGGGGCGGCCGGGGCGGTGCTCCTCGCGGCGCTCGCCGCCTCGACCTGGGGCATCGTCTCGACTGTCCTCACCGTCGGCGCCCTCGCCCTCTTCTACAGCGGCTCCATCGTCGGCTATCACCTCTCCTACCCGCGGGAGGCGGCCGGGCAGGCGCAGGGGAGGCCGCAGGGGCTGCCGCTGGCGGTCGTCCGCTTCTAA
- a CDS encoding polysaccharide pyruvyl transferase family protein, translating into MAATVLKYDPTRNWGDALAPWLIERLSGVAPEVVPLREPCERANLLTVGSVLRMADARTTVWGSGFISADDGLGLQDWGEARGEVRARPAAVRAVRGPLTREKLRAMSVDCPEVYGDPALLLPRLVQPSAKRSFALGVVPHYTDRRHPALEELRADPAVRVIDVRLGKLGLLLGRPDLERFIREITRCERIVSSSLHGLVVAEAYGIPSQRARLGDGVVGGDFKFEDFLASVGREGEAALTLDRTTTRQAILDRFRGGTGTFDPEPLLAAAPFEIVV; encoded by the coding sequence ATGGCAGCGACGGTCCTCAAGTACGATCCCACCCGGAACTGGGGGGACGCCCTCGCGCCCTGGCTGATCGAGCGGCTCTCCGGGGTGGCGCCCGAGGTGGTGCCGCTGCGGGAGCCCTGCGAGCGGGCGAACCTCCTCACCGTCGGCAGCGTCCTGCGGATGGCGGACGCCCGGACCACGGTCTGGGGGAGCGGCTTCATCAGCGCCGACGACGGCCTGGGCCTGCAGGACTGGGGGGAGGCCCGGGGCGAGGTGCGGGCCCGGCCGGCCGCGGTGCGGGCGGTGCGGGGACCGCTGACCCGGGAGAAGCTGCGGGCGATGAGCGTGGACTGCCCCGAGGTCTACGGGGACCCGGCCCTCCTCTTGCCCCGGCTCGTGCAGCCCTCGGCGAAGCGAAGCTTCGCGCTGGGCGTGGTGCCGCATTACACGGACCGGCGCCACCCGGCCCTCGAGGAGCTGCGGGCGGATCCGGCGGTGCGGGTGATCGACGTGCGGCTCGGCAAGCTGGGCCTCCTCCTCGGCCGGCCGGATCTGGAGCGCTTCATCCGGGAGATCACCCGCTGCGAGCGCATCGTCTCGAGCTCGCTCCATGGGCTGGTCGTCGCCGAGGCCTACGGGATCCCCTCGCAGCGCGCCCGCCTCGGGGACGGGGTCGTCGGGGGCGACTTCAAGTTCGAGGACTTCCTGGCCTCGGTCGGGCGGGAGGGCGAGGCGGCCCTCACCCTGGATCGCACGACGACCCGGCAGGCGATCCTCGATCGCTTCCGGGGAGGGACCGGAACCTTCGATCCGGAGCCGCTCCTGGCTGCGGCGCCCTTCGAGATCGTGGTGTAG
- the bioB gene encoding biotin synthase BioB: MSEIRHDWRVSEIRAIHDLPLTELVYRAREIHRRYHDEDAVQLCSLLSVKTGGCTEDCGYCSQSIHHETPVKPEPLLKVDEVVAAAREAKEQGATRFCMGAAWREVKEGAAFDRVLEMVRQVRGLGLETCVTLGMLNDEQAARLAEAGLTAYNHNLDTSPQHYDRVVTTRRFSDRLETLDAIRDAGIRICSGGILGLGESVDDRCAMLATLAARDPHPESIPVNALVAIEGTPMAGRSPVDTVAMARMIATARIVCPTSMVRLSAGRQQMSEEGQLLCILAGANSIFFGERLLTTGNPGFEADKALLGKAGLKPLAPDPGAVGTSDAA; this comes from the coding sequence GTGAGCGAGATCCGGCACGACTGGCGGGTCTCGGAGATCCGCGCGATCCACGACCTGCCCCTGACCGAGCTGGTCTACCGGGCGCGCGAGATCCACCGGCGCTACCACGACGAGGATGCGGTGCAGCTCTGCTCCCTCCTCTCGGTGAAGACCGGCGGCTGTACCGAGGACTGCGGCTACTGCTCCCAGTCGATCCACCACGAGACGCCGGTGAAGCCGGAGCCCCTCCTGAAGGTGGACGAGGTGGTGGCCGCGGCCCGGGAGGCGAAGGAGCAGGGCGCGACCCGCTTCTGCATGGGCGCGGCCTGGCGCGAGGTGAAGGAGGGGGCGGCCTTCGATCGGGTGCTGGAGATGGTGCGGCAGGTGCGCGGCCTCGGGCTCGAGACCTGCGTGACCCTCGGGATGCTCAACGACGAGCAGGCGGCGCGCCTCGCCGAGGCCGGCCTGACCGCCTACAACCACAACCTCGACACCTCGCCGCAACACTACGACCGGGTGGTGACGACCCGCCGCTTCTCCGATCGCCTCGAGACCCTCGACGCGATCCGGGACGCGGGCATCCGGATCTGCAGCGGCGGCATCCTGGGCCTGGGCGAGTCGGTGGACGACCGCTGCGCCATGCTGGCGACCCTGGCCGCGCGGGATCCCCACCCCGAGTCGATCCCGGTGAACGCCCTGGTGGCGATCGAGGGGACGCCGATGGCCGGGCGGTCCCCGGTGGACACCGTGGCCATGGCCCGGATGATCGCCACCGCGCGGATCGTCTGCCCCACCTCGATGGTCCGCCTCTCCGCCGGCCGGCAGCAGATGAGCGAGGAGGGGCAGCTGCTCTGCATCCTCGCCGGCGCCAACTCGATCTTCTTCGGGGAGCGCCTGCTGACCACGGGCAACCCCGGCTTCGAGGCCGACAAGGCCCTGCTGGGCAAGGCGGGCCTCAAGCCCCTGGCGCCCGATCCGGGCGCCGTCGGCACCAGCGACGCGGCCTAG
- a CDS encoding class II aldolase/adducin family protein: MARPPSTSLHARPSEGVVLFEAEHRQEALDATLVEPYARPLLHWRQRLFEAAVIGQDPGRYEGAGFGNVSVRLPARGDARPFLVTGTQTGGRESLSLQDLCVVESWDLSRNRVVSRGLTRPSSESMTHGALYDRGRDVRFIFHGHAPALWRAAAKLRLPTTHPDAGYGTPEMAREVVVQLRAHPGARVLAMGGHEDGIIAFGASAHEAGTHLLKLLRELEQK; this comes from the coding sequence ATGGCCCGGCCCCCTTCCACCTCGCTCCACGCTCGCCCCAGCGAGGGCGTGGTCCTCTTCGAGGCCGAGCACCGGCAGGAGGCCCTCGACGCCACCCTCGTCGAGCCCTACGCCCGCCCCCTCCTCCACTGGCGCCAGCGCCTCTTCGAGGCCGCCGTCATCGGCCAGGATCCCGGCCGCTACGAGGGCGCCGGCTTCGGCAACGTGAGCGTGCGGCTACCGGCCCGGGGCGACGCCCGCCCCTTCCTCGTCACCGGCACCCAGACCGGGGGGCGCGAGTCGCTCTCCCTCCAGGACCTCTGCGTGGTCGAGTCCTGGGACCTGAGCCGCAACCGGGTGGTGAGCCGCGGCCTGACCCGCCCCTCCTCCGAGTCGATGACCCACGGCGCCCTCTACGACCGGGGCCGCGACGTGCGCTTCATCTTCCACGGCCACGCCCCCGCCCTCTGGCGGGCGGCGGCGAAGCTGCGCCTGCCCACCACCCATCCGGACGCAGGCTACGGCACCCCCGAGATGGCGCGGGAGGTGGTGGTGCAGCTGCGCGCGCACCCCGGCGCCCGGGTGCTGGCGATGGGGGGCCACGAGGACGGGATCATCGCCTTCGGCGCGAGCGCCCACGAGGCGGGCACCCACCTCCTGAAGCTCCTGCGCGAGCTGGAACAGAAATAG
- a CDS encoding GNAT family N-acetyltransferase, with translation MQPDPTLELSVDAGLSEVPAPDWDALVPPDDPFSEHAFLLALEESGSVGEGTGWLPRHLLLHRGGRLVGAAPCYLKTHSYGEYIFDWAWAEAAGRAGLPYYPKLVCAVPFTPVSGGRLLVHPEEDAQELRAALARGLTRLAEGEGASSVHVLFCEEAERAALAKRGYLPRTSLQYHWQNEGGWQCFEDFLGSLRSSARKQIRRERRKAQEHGLTISLRPAAALGAREWEVLWRCYQDTGARKWGSPYLTRAFFDRLPGLPEGRVKVALAHAGDEPVAAALLFEKGRTLYGRYWGSLHHYDHLHFELCYYTPLEHCLTHGLSRFEAGAQGEHKIRRGLMPRETRSAHLLRHPALHEAVGRFVQEEAAALREESEWLSRHGPFHRA, from the coding sequence GTGCAGCCCGATCCCACCCTCGAGCTCTCGGTAGACGCCGGCCTCTCCGAGGTGCCCGCACCGGACTGGGACGCCCTGGTCCCGCCCGACGATCCCTTCAGCGAGCACGCCTTCCTCCTGGCCCTGGAGGAGAGCGGGAGCGTCGGCGAGGGGACGGGCTGGCTCCCGCGCCACCTGCTCCTGCATCGCGGCGGGCGGCTCGTCGGCGCCGCGCCCTGCTACCTGAAGACCCACAGCTACGGCGAGTACATCTTCGACTGGGCCTGGGCCGAGGCCGCCGGGAGGGCGGGCCTGCCCTACTACCCCAAGCTGGTCTGCGCGGTGCCCTTCACGCCAGTGAGCGGCGGCCGCCTCCTCGTCCACCCCGAGGAGGACGCCCAGGAGCTGCGCGCGGCGCTCGCCCGCGGGCTGACGCGCCTGGCGGAAGGTGAGGGCGCCTCCTCCGTGCACGTCCTCTTCTGCGAGGAGGCCGAGCGCGCGGCGCTGGCGAAGCGAGGCTACCTGCCCCGCACCTCGCTCCAGTACCACTGGCAGAACGAAGGGGGCTGGCAGTGCTTCGAGGACTTCCTGGGCTCGCTGCGCTCGAGCGCGCGCAAGCAGATCCGCCGCGAGCGGCGTAAGGCCCAGGAGCACGGCCTGACGATCTCGCTCCGGCCCGCCGCCGCCCTCGGCGCGCGGGAGTGGGAGGTGCTCTGGCGCTGCTACCAGGACACCGGCGCCCGCAAGTGGGGCTCGCCCTACCTCACCCGCGCCTTCTTCGACCGCCTCCCCGGGCTGCCGGAGGGGCGGGTGAAGGTGGCGCTGGCCCACGCCGGTGACGAGCCGGTCGCCGCCGCGCTCCTCTTCGAGAAGGGGCGCACCCTCTACGGGCGCTACTGGGGCTCGCTGCACCACTACGATCACCTGCACTTCGAGCTCTGCTACTACACGCCGCTCGAGCACTGCCTGACCCACGGGCTCTCGCGCTTCGAGGCCGGCGCGCAGGGTGAGCACAAGATCCGCCGGGGGCTGATGCCCCGGGAGACGCGCTCGGCCCACCTGCTGCGGCACCCGGCCCTGCACGAGGCGGTGGGGCGCTTCGTGCAGGAGGAAGCCGCTGCCCTGCGCGAGGAGAGCGAGTGGCTCTCCCGGCACGGACCCTTTCACCGGGCCTGA
- a CDS encoding PPC domain-containing protein, producing MHLKSLLPAMACVTLLLPLGCGSAEGDAFPDGYDPALADFSDEYGKPLLDPEPNAGKADSLDGPTTIRQANVPASSAVWEVRRDWEDIEGEAGMAWSANSGLNWDQKFSAWVSSMQKTGAHESYYQTFELTTPWGKVMPAPALECAETSIFLRATFASWYNLPFFMAGGSPPNRLVFGHFGALKSDGSNFGPSYKSKYKDYSDRGAAAVSDWPSDRYLRTKRLGGSQDDDQPFLGEDAHAGAYFDEIFLNKRTGHFMLLLLSYFGSVNLASTTNTYNLVPEAIRPGDTLLERWQRRGIGHTLVVKRADRIEGDRIEAELISGSMPRRQGKWDDAAASKRYFTNQYMGGSDMSSDGVTYAQLGGGLKRWRVARQRNGSWTNVVMRGDAPYFIAEGDFERLGQRVEEFETLLGEVPPEQKRDALLRIVEDMRNHLRKYPASCSARIRREEAFTELYDLMQSKFRMNAAEVDESYRILEDYAFAELVYESSKTCCWNSTTGAMHEIVMLYNEQQQADARVAGQCVEPTVFKERDGDYLLFAEYAASIGRGDEWVAWSEDEPCAQRGTQEGLEATHQATAWCSLPQSGGGGGGGACADTFDGNASRLDAADVSSGTFGDLQICGGTSDWFVVSTTGTVTASIAFTHAQGDLDLKLYDANGSSLDSSTSTGNSETVSGSDASGKVYVEVFGYNGAENGYSLTISL from the coding sequence ATGCACCTGAAGAGCCTTCTTCCGGCGATGGCCTGTGTGACGCTGCTGCTGCCCCTGGGCTGCGGCTCGGCCGAGGGGGACGCCTTCCCCGACGGCTACGATCCGGCGCTGGCCGACTTCTCGGACGAGTACGGCAAGCCGCTCCTCGATCCCGAGCCCAACGCCGGCAAGGCGGACAGCCTCGACGGCCCCACGACCATCCGCCAGGCCAACGTCCCGGCCTCCTCGGCCGTCTGGGAGGTCCGGCGCGACTGGGAGGACATCGAGGGTGAGGCCGGCATGGCCTGGTCGGCCAACAGCGGCCTCAACTGGGACCAGAAGTTCTCCGCCTGGGTGAGCTCGATGCAGAAGACGGGCGCCCACGAGAGCTACTACCAGACCTTCGAGCTGACCACGCCCTGGGGCAAGGTCATGCCCGCCCCGGCCCTCGAGTGCGCCGAGACCTCGATCTTCCTGCGGGCGACCTTCGCCTCCTGGTACAACCTGCCCTTCTTCATGGCCGGCGGCTCGCCGCCGAACCGGCTGGTCTTCGGGCACTTCGGCGCCCTGAAGTCGGACGGCAGCAACTTCGGGCCCTCCTACAAGTCCAAGTACAAGGACTACAGCGACCGCGGCGCCGCGGCCGTGAGCGACTGGCCCAGCGACCGCTACCTGCGCACCAAGCGCCTCGGTGGCTCCCAGGACGACGACCAGCCCTTCCTCGGCGAGGACGCCCACGCCGGCGCCTACTTCGACGAGATCTTCCTCAACAAGCGCACCGGCCACTTCATGCTGCTGCTGCTCTCCTACTTCGGCAGCGTCAACCTCGCCTCGACCACCAACACCTACAACCTGGTGCCGGAGGCCATCCGGCCGGGCGACACCCTCCTCGAGCGCTGGCAGCGCCGGGGCATCGGCCACACCCTCGTGGTGAAGCGGGCCGACCGCATCGAGGGCGACCGGATCGAGGCCGAGCTGATCTCCGGCTCCATGCCGCGGCGGCAGGGCAAGTGGGACGACGCGGCCGCCTCCAAGCGCTACTTCACCAACCAGTACATGGGCGGCAGCGACATGAGCAGCGACGGCGTGACCTACGCCCAGCTCGGCGGCGGCCTCAAGCGCTGGCGGGTGGCCCGGCAGCGCAACGGCAGCTGGACCAACGTCGTGATGCGGGGCGACGCGCCCTACTTCATCGCCGAGGGCGACTTCGAGCGCCTCGGTCAGCGGGTGGAGGAGTTCGAGACCCTGCTGGGCGAGGTGCCGCCCGAGCAGAAGCGCGACGCGCTCCTGCGCATCGTCGAGGACATGCGCAACCACCTGCGCAAGTACCCCGCCTCCTGCTCCGCGCGGATCCGCCGGGAGGAGGCCTTCACCGAGCTCTACGACCTGATGCAGAGCAAGTTCCGGATGAACGCCGCCGAGGTCGACGAGAGCTACCGCATCCTCGAGGACTACGCCTTCGCCGAGCTGGTCTACGAGAGCAGCAAGACCTGCTGCTGGAACAGCACCACCGGCGCGATGCACGAGATCGTCATGCTCTACAACGAGCAGCAGCAGGCCGACGCGCGGGTCGCCGGTCAGTGCGTCGAGCCGACGGTCTTCAAGGAGCGCGACGGTGACTACCTCCTCTTCGCCGAGTACGCGGCCAGCATCGGCCGCGGCGACGAGTGGGTCGCCTGGAGCGAGGACGAGCCCTGCGCCCAGCGCGGCACCCAGGAGGGCCTCGAGGCCACCCACCAGGCCACCGCCTGGTGCAGCCTGCCGCAGTCCGGCGGCGGCGGGGGCGGCGGCGCCTGCGCCGATACCTTCGACGGCAACGCCAGCCGCCTCGACGCGGCCGACGTCTCCTCCGGCACCTTCGGCGACCTCCAGATCTGCGGCGGCACCTCCGACTGGTTCGTGGTCAGCACCACCGGCACCGTCACCGCCTCGATCGCCTTCACCCACGCTCAGGGCGATCTGGATCTGAAGCTCTACGACGCCAACGGCAGCAGCCTCGACTCCTCGACCTCCACCGGCAACTCCGAGACCGTCTCCGGCTCGGACGCCTCGGGGAAGGTCTACGTCGAGGTCTTCGGCTACAACGGCGCCGAGAACGGCTACTCGCTGACCATCAGCCTCTAG
- a CDS encoding NAD(P)-dependent oxidoreductase — MRVLLADKLAAFVAPQLQDLGAEVFTEPALSGEALTARLAELDPHVLVVRSTKVQAPDFSAANALGLLIRAGAGVNTIDLEAASATGVYVTNCPGKNAAAVAELAIGHLLNLDRRIADNVAALREGRWDKKTFGAGRGLHGRKLAILGLGQIGEATARIARAMGMEVVAWSRSLTPERAAALGVGYAETPELAAEGADAISVHLAATPETRGRIGESVFAVMRRGGYVINTARAEVIDHAALEAAMADRELRAGLDVFPGEPSGKEGSFEDPLGRHERVYGTHHIGASTDEAEEAVGAEVVRIVAAFKRREPIPNCVNLARETSATHTLVVRHVDAVGVLAGVLGILSRAGHNVGEMQNILFSGGAAAVARIAVVGEPSEETLEEIRANERVFAAGVSAH; from the coding sequence ATGCGTGTTCTCCTGGCCGACAAGCTGGCTGCCTTCGTGGCGCCGCAGCTGCAGGATCTCGGGGCCGAGGTCTTCACCGAGCCCGCCCTCTCGGGCGAGGCCCTGACCGCCCGGCTGGCCGAGCTCGATCCGCACGTGCTGGTGGTGCGCTCGACGAAGGTGCAGGCGCCGGACTTCTCGGCGGCCAACGCCCTGGGCCTGCTCATCCGGGCCGGCGCCGGGGTGAACACCATCGACCTCGAGGCCGCCTCGGCCACCGGGGTCTACGTGACCAACTGCCCCGGCAAGAACGCCGCGGCGGTGGCCGAGCTGGCCATCGGGCACCTCCTGAACCTCGACCGCCGGATCGCCGACAACGTGGCGGCCCTGCGGGAGGGGCGCTGGGACAAGAAGACCTTCGGCGCCGGCCGCGGGCTGCACGGGCGCAAGCTCGCCATCCTGGGCCTCGGCCAGATCGGTGAGGCCACCGCGCGCATCGCCCGGGCGATGGGCATGGAGGTGGTGGCCTGGTCGCGCTCCCTCACCCCCGAGCGGGCGGCGGCGCTCGGCGTCGGCTACGCCGAGACCCCCGAGCTCGCCGCCGAGGGCGCCGACGCGATCAGCGTCCACCTCGCGGCCACCCCCGAGACCCGCGGCCGGATCGGGGAGAGCGTCTTCGCCGTGATGCGGCGGGGCGGCTACGTGATCAACACCGCCCGCGCCGAGGTCATCGACCACGCCGCGCTCGAGGCGGCGATGGCCGACCGGGAGCTGCGCGCCGGCCTCGACGTCTTCCCCGGGGAGCCCTCGGGGAAGGAGGGCAGCTTCGAGGATCCCCTCGGCCGGCACGAGCGGGTCTACGGCACCCACCACATCGGGGCGAGCACCGACGAGGCCGAGGAGGCCGTCGGCGCCGAGGTCGTCCGGATCGTCGCGGCCTTCAAGCGGCGCGAGCCCATCCCCAACTGCGTGAACCTGGCCCGGGAGACCTCGGCGACCCACACCCTGGTGGTGCGCCACGTCGACGCGGTCGGGGTGCTCGCCGGGGTGCTCGGCATCCTCTCGCGCGCCGGGCACAACGTGGGGGAGATGCAGAACATCCTCTTCTCCGGCGGCGCGGCCGCCGTGGCGCGGATCGCCGTCGTGGGCGAGCCCTCGGAGGAGACCCTCGAGGAGATCCGGGCCAACGAGCGGGTCTTCGCCGCGGGCGTCTCCGCGCACTAG